The Leclercia adecarboxylata region AGGCGCAGCGCAACGGCAACATGACGCCGCAGGAAGCCATCTTCCAGGCCTGCCTGCTGCGTTTCCGCCCGATTATGATGACCACCCTGGCGGCGCTGTTTGGCGCCCTGCCGCTGGTGATTTCCAGCGGTGATGGAGCAGAGTTACGCCAGCCGCTGGGGATCACCATTGTCGGCGGGCTGGTGATGAGCCAGCTGCTGACGCTGTACACCACCCCGGTGGTCTATCTGTTCTTCGATCGCCTGCGGGTGCGTTTTTCCCGTAAACCCAACGAGACGGTACCTGGCCCATGACCGATCTTCCCACTCAGGTTCGCTGGCAGTTGTGGATTGTCGCCTTCGGCTTCTTCATGCAGTCGCTGGATACGACCATCGTCAATACCGCCCTCCCCTCAATGGCGAAAAGCCTCGGGGAGAGCCCGCTGCATATGCATATGGTGATCGTCGCCTACGTGCTGACGGTGGCGGTGATGCTGCCCGCCAGCGGCTGGCTGGCGGACAAAGTGGGGGTGCGCAATATCTTCTTTACCGCCATCGTGCTCTTTACCGCTGGCTCCCTGTTCTGCGCCCGGGCAGAGACGCTGAACGAACTGGTGATGGCCCGGGTGCTGCAGGGCGTCGGCGGGGCGATGATGGTGCCGGTGGGCAGGTTAACGGTGATGAAGATTGTGCCGCGCGAGCAGTATATGGCGGCAATGACCTTCGTCACCCTGCCCGGCCAGGTGGGGCCGCTGCTGGGCCCGGCCCTCGGTGGCGTGCTGGTGGAGTACGCCTCCTGGCACTGGATCTTCCTGATTAACCTGCCGGTGGGCATCATCGGGGCGATCGCCACCCTGTGTCTGATGCCGAACTACAAAATGCAGACCCGGCGCTTTGACCTGGCGGGCTTTTTCCTGCTCGCGGCGGGAATGGCGACCCTGACCCTGGCGCTGGACGGACAAAAAGGGCTCGGGATCTCTCCGCTGGCGCTGGCCGGACTGGTGGCTATCGGGGTGGTATCGATTCTCTGGTATCTGTGGCATGCCAGGGGTAACGACCGGGCGTTGTTCAGCCTCACGCTGTTCCAGAACACCACCTATCGCCTGGGGCTGCTCGGTAGCCTGGCCGGGCGTATCGGCAGCGGCATGCTGCCGTTTATGACCCCGGTCTTTTTGCAGATTGGCCTCGGCTTTTCGCCGTTCCATGCCGGGCTGATGATGATCCCCATGGTGCTCGGCAGCATGGGGATGAAGCGCATTGTGGTGCAGGTGGTGAACCACTTTGGCTATCGCCGGGTGCTGGTTGCCGCCACGCTGGGGCTGGCGCTGGTGAGTCTGCTGTTTATGGGCGTCGCGCTGCTGGGCTGGTACTACGTCCTGCCGCTGGTGCTGTTCTGCCAGGGGATGATCAACTCCATCCGCTTCTCCTCCATGAACACCCTGACGCTCAAAGATCTCCCCGATGAACAGGCGAGCAGCGGCAACAGCCTGCTGTCGATGATCATGCAACTGTCGATGAGCGTCGGCGTGACCATCGCCGGGCTGCTGCTGGGCATGTACGGGCAGCACCAGCTCACCGCCGACAGCACCGTCGTCCATCAGGTGTTTCTCAACACCTACCTGAGCATGGCACTGATCATCGCCCTGCCGGTCTTTATTTTCGCCCGGGTTCCGGATGATACCAGCAAGAATGTCGTCATCAGGCGGCGCAAAAGGAGTAAACCATGAAGTTCTGGCGACCGGGCATTACCGGCAAGCTGTTTCTGGCCATTTTCGCCACCTGTATTGTCCTGCTGATCACCATGCACTGGGCGGTGCGGGTCAGCTTTGAACGCGGTTTTATCGACTACATCAAACACGGCAACGAGCAGCGGCTGCAGGGCTTAAGCGATGCCCTGGCCGAGCAGTACGCCCTGCACGGCAACTGGCGCTTTTTACGTAATAACGACCGCTTTGTCTTTCAGATCCTGCGCTCGCTGGAGCACGATACCGACGACGATCGCCCCGGCCCCGGTATGCCGCCGCACGGCTGGCGCACCCAGTTCTGGGTGATCGACCAGGATCTGCGGGTGCTGGTCGGCCCGCGCGCCCCGGTGCCGCCGGACGGCACGAAGCGGGCCATCACGGTGAATGGCAATGCCGTCGGCTGGGTGATCGCCTCCCCCGTTGAACGGCTGACGCGCAATACCGACATCAATTTTGACCGCCAGCAGCGCCAGACCAGCTGGCTGATTGTGGCCCTTTCCACCCTGCTGGCGGCGCTGGCTACCTTCCCGCTGGCGCGAGGCCTGCTGGCTCCGGTCAAGCGGCTGGTGGACGGCACCCACCGGCTGGCGGCCGGAGATTTCTCCACTCGCGTCGATACCCGCAGCCAGGACGAACTGGGCAAGCTGGCGCAGGACTTTAACCAGCTCGCCAGCACCCTGGAGAAAAACCAGCAGATGCGCCGGGACTTTATGGCCGATATCTCCCATGAGCTGCGCACTCCGCTGGCGGTGCTGCGCGGCGAACTGGAGGCCATTCAGGACGGCGTGCGGAAATTCACCCCGGAATCGGTGACCTCGTTGCAGGCGGAGGTGGGCACCCTCACCAAGCTGGTGGACGATCTGCATCAGCTGTCGATGTCCGACGAGGGGGCGCTGGCCTACCAGAAAGCCCCGGTAGATGTGATTAATATTCTGGAAGTGGTCAGCGGTGCATTCCGGGAACGCTTTGCCAGCCGGGACCTGCGCATCGAGCTGTCGCTGCCGGAGAACGCGGTGGTGTTTGGCGATCGCGACCGGCTGATGCAGCTGTTTAACAACCTGCTTGAAAACAGCCTGCGCTATACCGACGCGGGCGGGGCACTGCGGATCTCCGGCAAATGTGAAGCGCAACGCTTCGCGCTGACCTTCGCCGACACCGCGCCCGGCGTCTCTGATGAGCAGCTCAGCAAGCTGTTTGAGCGTTTTTACCGCACCGAAGGTTCCCGCAACCGCGCCAGCGGTGGCTCCGGGCTGGGGCTGGCAATCTGCGTCAACATCGTTGAAGCCCACGGCGGCACCCTTCGTGCCGCCCATTCGCCTTTTGGCGGGGTTAGCATTACAGTAGAGCTACCGCTGGAACGCGATTTATCGAGAGAAGCATGACTGAGTTACCCATTGACGAAAATACACCCCGCATCCTGATTGTGGAGGACGAGCCTAAGCTTGGGCAGTTATTAATCGACTATCTGCGGGCGGCGAGCTATGCCCCGTCGCTTATCAACCACGGCGATCGGGTGCTCTCTTACGTGCGCCAGACCCCGCCGGATCTGATCCTGCTCGACCTGATGCTGCCTGGCACCGACGGCCTGACCCTGTGCCGCGAAATCCGCCGCTTCTCTGAAGTGCCGATTGTTATGGTGACCGCCAAAATCGAAGAGATCGACCGCCTGCTGGGGCTGGAGATCGGTGCCGATGATTACATCTGCAAACCCTACAGCCCACGCGAAGTCGTGGCCCGGGTGAAAACCATTCTGCGCCGCTGCAAGCCGCACCGTGAGCTGCAGGTGATGGATGCTGAAAGCCCGCTGATTATCGACGAAGCCCGTTTCCAGGCGAGCTGGCGCAGCAAGCTGCTGGACCTGACGCCTGCGGAGTTCCGCCTGCTGAAAACCCTCTCTGGCGAGCCGGGAAAAGTGTTCTCCCGCGAGCAACTGCTGAACCACCTGTATGATGATTACCGGGTGGTGACGGATCGCACTATCGACAGCCACATCAAAAATCTGCGCCGTAAGCTGGAAGCCCTGGATGCCGATCAGTCGTTTATTCGTGCGGTTTATGGAGTGGGATATCGCTGGGAAGCGGATGCGTGCCGGATCGGCGGATGAAGGAGGTAAAATTACCCGCTGCGGCGGGTAATGGCATCAGAGGACGTCAGCCGCCCCGTGTGCCGTAATAACATAACCCTGCTTTTGCCAGTGATCCAGCTGCTGGCGCTGTTCGTCTGACAGCGTTTTACCCGCCCAGACGAGAATGTGCTGACCGGGGAAGAACTCCGGATGGGGTAACTCAAGGGGTTCAGCAAAGACGTTGATGCGCCAGCCCCGCTGCGACAGACGCCACCCCTCCATCCACAGGCGGGTACGATCCTCAACCCCCCAGCCAATGAGTAACGCATCCCTTCCCGCTTTGGTACGCGAGTCGGTCAGGCTGTTGACCGCCTGCTCAATCAGAATGCCGTCCAGTAAGCTGCCCATAATACGCGCGGTGGCGTGGTCAAGGCGCAGGGTGTCTCGCACAGGGATAAACACGTTGTCGATTAGCGCGTCAACAGGATGATGCTGACAGAAAATGGCGATCTGCGCCCGTGACTTAGACGGGTTCACCTGACGTAGCGTGCCGATCATCTCTTCCTGTAGCACACGCCAGTCTCCCGGCTCGGAGGCTTTTTCCCCATCTAGCAGGGCTTTGACCTTACCCACCGGTACGCCACGCTCAATCCAGCGCTTGATCTCTTCTATGCGCTGCAGATCGTCGTCATCAAATTGTCGATGTCCACCTTCACTGCGCTGCGGCTTCAGCAGGCCATACCGGCGCTGCCACGCACGCAGGGTGACGGGATTGATGCCGCAACGTTCTGCCACATCGCCAATACTGTAAAAGGCCATCAATTCCTCATGGCTAATCAATATATTCATCGTTCAAGGTAACGAATCTCACCGGGCAGTACAACTTGTAATATTGTACAACAGAATTGTATCACTGCCCGGTAAAGGTTAGAGAATAACCTCCTCGCGCGGCTCAGGCCAGGCAACTGGCGGGATCCCGGCCAGTTCAGGGTGGGCAAAAAGGTGCCCCTGGAACTGAGAAACGCCTGCAGATTCGAGCCACATCCACTCTTCCGGCTGCTCGATACCCACTGCGGAGATCAGAATTTCTAAAGCTGTACAACATTTTATGATAGCGAGCACAATCGCCTGCCGCGGACCGCTCTTGTGAACGTCGCGAATCAGATCACGGTTAATCTTAATTCTGTCTGGCTGGAACTGCGCCAGCAGTAACAGACCGGCAAAACCCCCGCCAAAGTGGTCGATCGCCACGCCGATGCCTGCGGCTTTTAACTCGCGCACCGCACCGGTGAACGCCTCCAGACGTGAGATGACTTCATGCTCGGTAAATTCCACCACAATCTGCTCGGCCACCAGCCCGTTAGCCTCAATCTCCCGGATCAGATAGTCGACTGCGTTGGGAATTTTGACCAGCGTCATGGGTAAAAGGTTCACGGACAGGCTCTGCTCCCCCAGCCCCAGCTCCTTTGCCATCGCAAAAGCAACGCTCTTACTTTTAAGGTCGGCTTCATAGACGGCATCGCCTTCCAGCCCTTCAAACCAGCTCAGGGAGGGCTCCCCTTGCGGCGTGCGGATCAGGGCTTCAAGGGAGACAACTTCCCGGGCCAGCGGGTCGATAATCGGCTGGAACGCGAAGCTGCACAATTCACTGTAACAGCCCGGCAGGGTGCGTACGCTGGGATCGTCGTTATCAGGAACGAACACCCAGTGGTCCCCTGACGGCAGCTCAAAGTAGTTCTCTTTTTCACTCTCCTCGACGAAGGTTCTGAAAAACTGCAGCGCCCTGTCGTTATAGGTCATCTGGTACTTAGTGGTGCCCTTATCCAGCACGTTTTGCAGCACTTCATTACGGTCATAATGACGTAAATCAAACAGTTCCATGCCGTACTTACCGAAGCGTCGGGCGCGAGAATAATCGCACAACAGTTCCACCACATTGTGGTGGCGCGGGTCTTCACAGATCGCGCGGTAAATGGCTCTTACATTCTCCTCGGGTCCCTCGAGCAGCTGAAAAAAGAGCTTGCCAGTAAACAGAAGAATGCCGCTAACACCGGCTTCTTTGTTTTTTTCATTTGCTGCAACAACCATGTCTTCCAGCACTGTTACCGGTACGTCATCATGAAAATGGCTACGGTAAATAATGGTAGTGAGCATAGGATTTCCAATAGAGGAGGTAAATGAAAGTCCACAGTATCAGATGGTTTGCTTAACTTCTTATAAGCTTTACCGGACGAGATAAACCCCGCCACCTGTACCCGCTAAAACGACAAAAATTGTCGACAATGTACAATCTTTTTAGCGTGTTTTACAAATTTTATCCATTTTAAACCTCTGAATAATATGGATTAGCACGTAATGGTAAAAATATATTTGTTAACTTGTACAATTGGTGTGTACAGTATTTACAAGTTAACAAGATATTAACCTTAAAAATACAGCGGATTTCAGGAGTGACATATGCGCGAGAACGGGTACTCACCGAACACAGCCAATGCCATTGCCCAGTACTTTAATAAAGCAAACCAGCCCTCCCAGCAGGAGACACTGGGTCAGATTGTGGTTGAAATTCTACGGGAAGGAAAAATCCTCAATCGAAAAGCCATTTGTACCCGTCTGCTTTACCGGATGGAGCAGGCTTCGGATCGGGATGAGGAGAGTCGATATCAGACCCTGGTAGGCCTGCTGTTTGATCGATAAACAATACGCCACGGCGGCTGATTACCTTGTTTTTTGAGTCAGTTTTTTCTTTGAGACAGATTTTTTATACTGTTACGACAGACTGACTTTATGCCACATCTCTTCCTGCAGGAAGATGTGGCGACAGAGACGTAGTTATGAACAGAAGTGACCATGAACGACTTACTGATGAACTCATTGGCGAAGCCACCCTTTCTCTGCTGAAAGATAACGGCCCCATCAGCATGAAGCTGTTGCTGGAGAGGCTGCAACACATGTTATCGACAGAGCAAGACGGGCAGCGTCGGAACGTGCTATCCCAAATTATTCTGGAAATTTCCAATGATGGTAAGGGTGGCGCCCGGCGCAATACCAAAAGCGATCAGCAGGAGTGGGACACGGATGGTCGACACAGCAGCAGCAATGTGTACCCTCTGTTTGGCAATAGCCCGCAAGCCAACAGAAATAAGCATTAACTGCACCATTAACTTATTTATTGAACCGGTGTGACACTATGAGCCAGGCTATGCTCCAGACAACAGACTTTTACGAAGAACTGCCCAACGCTGCATTGTCCAACTACTTCCGCAGTGCTGGCGGTTTGCTGGCCGAAGAGTGGGCGCTGCTTCAAACCGTGACGGGCGCCATTCTGGATGCGAAGGAACCGCTGACTAACAAAGCGATTATTTTACGTTTGATCCACGAAATCGAGTCTACGCGTGACGTCGTCCGCGCCGATATCATTCGTAAGACCCTGGAAATTATTGTCGATCACACTCAGGACGACATCTGATTGCCCCACCTCTGAGCTAAACGCCGACGGTACTGTCCTGCCGTTGGCGTTTACTCACTCAATGGTTTACCTCCCCTTCCCGCAGCGCTACAATGCCCGCCCTTAATGTATGGGATCTCCTCCCGGCGCCCACCTGGTGTGCGCATCTGACCTGTCATCAGAACGAGAACTAACATGTTTAAACCGGAACTTCTCTCCCCGGCGGGAACGCTGAAAAATATGCGTTACGCTTTCGCCTACGGCGCCGATGCCGTTTATGCGGGCCAGCCGCGCTACTCACTGCGCGTGCGTAATAACGAATTCAACCATGAGAATCTGCAGCTCGGCATCAACGAAGCCCATGCGCAGGGTAAAAAATTCTACGTGGTGGTGAACATCGCCCCGCATAACGCCAAGCTGAAAACCTTTATCCGCGATCTGAAACCGGTGGTGGAGATGGGCCCGGATGCGCTGATTATGTCTGACCCCGGTTTGATCATGCTGGTGCGGGAGAACTTCCCGGAGATGGACATTCACCTTTCGGTGCAGGCCAATGCCGTGAACTGGGCAACGGTGAAATTCTGGAAGCAGATGGGACTGACCCGCGTGATTTTATCCCGGGAACTGTCGCTGGATGAGATTGAAGAGATCCGCACCCAGGTGCCGGACATGGAACTGGAAATTTTCGTCCATGGCGCGCTGTGCATGGCCTACTCCGGCCGCTGCCTGCTCTCCGGCTACATCAACAAGCGTGACCCGAACCAGGGCACCTGCACCAACGCCTGCCGCTGGGAATATAAGGTTCAGGAAGGCAAACAGGATGAGGTAGGCAATATCGTACACAAGCACGAGCCTATCCCGGTGCAGAACATTGAGCCAACGCTGGGCATCGGAGCACCTACCGACAGCGTGTTTATGATTGAAGAGGCCCAGCGCCCGGGTGAATACATGACCGCGTTCGAAGATGAGCACGGCACCTACATCATGAACTCCAAAGATCTGCGCGCCATCGCTCATGTTGAGCGCCTGACCCAAATGGGCGTGCACTCCCTGAAGATCGAAGGCCGCACCAAGTCCTACTACTATTGCGCGCGTACCGCCCAGGTCTATCGCCAGGCGATTGACGATGCGGCGGCAGGCAAACCCTTCGACAGCACCCTGCTGCAAACCCTGGAAGGTCTTGCCCATCGCGGCTACACCGAAGGCTTCCTGCGTCGTCACACCCATGACGATTACCAGAACTACGAATATGGCCACTCCGTTTCCGATCGTCAGCAGTTTGTTGGCGAGTTCACCGGTGAGCGTAAAGGCAATCTCGCGGCAGTGGCGGTAAAAAACAAGTTCCTCGTGGGCAACAGCCTGGAGTTGATGACTCCGCAGGGCAACATTAACTTCACCCTGGAGCATATGGTGAACGGCAAAGGCGAACCAGTTTCCGTCGCGCCGGGAGACGGTCATACCGTCTGGCTGCCGGTGCCGGAAGAGATCGCCCTGGAATATGCGTTGTTGATGCGTAATTTTGACGGTGAAAACACTCAGGCGCCGCACGCTAAGTGATAAAAGGGGTTATTTTATGGTATGAGATGATTCTTAGAATCCGATCACATACCGCTGCGCTTAATACGGGTATTATCGCAGGTGCTGAAAAACATAACCCATAAATGCTAGCTGTACCAGGAACCACCTCCTTAGCCTGAGTAATCTCCCTTACACAGGCTATTTTTTTATCTTTTTTACGCTGAAATCCTGAGTGCTTCCGCATTAGATTCATACCCTACCCGTCAGGCAGCGGTTATTCTGTGATACACAGTGTCTTCGATTATCATCGTGAGGAAGGGAGGCATTAAATAACGATATTGATGTCTGAACAGACAATACCGTGACAGACATTTCTCATTTATTAAATAAAATGCTAACCTTATAATAAATAAAAAAGGAGAGGTAAAAACATATTATTTACCTCTCCTTGTACTGCTTTTATATTAAAGTTTTAGATATGCAGATTATTCAGAAATGAATACGCAGATTATTTCTTTAATTTGTTGGCAATCTGTGAAATGGCATCAATACCAAATCCTACCATACCCACTACGCTTGAACCGATCTGATAAATTCCGGTGAAGATGTTGAATTCAACAATGCTGCCGATTCCCTTACCCATCATAGTTGCCGGGGTAGTAGCATCAGTCTTGAAGCCACCCAGTGAGGTACCCGCGTCAACAAGACCGCCAACAACTTTGCCAATCTGACCTAACACATTTGAGAAGATACCTGAGCCGGTAACGTCCGCCATTTCCTGTGGATTAATTTCTCTCATTTCCAATTTCCTTTTTGTTATTTGCCATATATGTGTAAAGCATGCGCATATTACACGGGCGCCGTTAAAAATCCATTAATTTCGCAAAACTTTGAATTAAAAATTTGATGAGAATCTACATGTAAAAAGTTTGTTCGGTAGAATTATTCATATTGATAATGTGTAGTGATTTAAAATAGCGCCACGCTGCCAATAAATTAGCAAAAAACAGTGTTTTCCATATTGCTGGCGTTATTAAAAATAAAATCACTATAATAATATTAATTTTGGAAATATTATTTAATTTATTAATGAAAGTCTTTAAGGAATTTAAAATTTAAATAGTTGAGGAGAGCGTTAGCAAGCGTGCGCAGACCCGCGATTCAGGCTCCCTGAGTCATCGCCTTTACATAGGTGGATTTGTGACCCGCTCTTTCCCTTCAGAACCCTCGTCCGGATGCTGTCGTTACACTATCCTGAAGGGCCCCCAAACGTAAATTTATCTCTATTTTCAAGGAGAAGTAAGACAAATTATCAATTTGTTAAAGTCAGGGTATTCATTCAGATATCAGATGCTATTCTTCTTACGAATGAAATTTCACTTAAGGAGAAGGAGAATATATGTACTGGGTGGTTGAAAACAGGATGGTTTGCCCTCGTACTGGAACAATATTTATACACGTACTCACCGTTAAAAATCTCAGGCTGATAATCTGGTATAAAGGAGATTACTTTATCAGCATCGGATCGGTTCTTGTCACCAGCCCCTTCGGCATTGCCATAGATGGCAAAATCAAAAAATTACACATCCTTCGAACATTCCCTTATAAACCCTCACTTTGGTCATCTTTTCTGCAGAATTCAGACTGCCCCGGCAATGAGGGGGCCCTGATAACCCGCTGTGCACGACGCCAGCACTGTATGTTCGCTTTATGCCCTTATGGCGTACTTACGACCTGAAACATTCGAACCGAGTGGCGTAAAACTGAGTACGCCACTCATTTAATTTCTCGCCTTTCATCCTCTTCTTACCCGCTTTTCCTCGCGCTGCGATACACTTCTGGAAGATAAGCACAGGAGCAACGTGGATGGCGACCTATCCGGCAAGTTTATTAATTCTCAATGGTAAAAGCGCAGGCAACGATCTGTTACGCGAGGCGGTCATGCTGCTGCGCGACGAAGGCGTCCAGATCCATGTTCGCGTCACCTGGGAAAAAGGCGACGCGGCGCGTTATATCGACGAAGCCCAAACCCTCGGCGTCGAGACGGTGATTGCAGGCGGCGGCGATGGCACCATCAACGAGGTGGCAACCGCATTGATTAACCTTCAGGGTGACCACCGTCCTGCGCTGGGCATTCTGCCGCTCGGCACCGCCAACGATTTTGCCACCAGCGCGGGGATCCCCGAGGCGCTGGATAAGGCCCTGCAGCTGGCGATTGCCGGTAAAGCCACGGCGGTGGATATTGCCCGGGTCAATGACAAAACCTGCTTTATCAATATGGCGACGGGCGGATTTGGCACCCGCATTACCAGCGAAACCCCGGAAAAACTGAAAGCGGCGCTGGGCGGGGTCTCGTATTTGATCCATGGGCTTGCTCGACTGGATACCCTTAAACCGGATCTGTGTGAAATCCGCGGCGAGAACTTCCACTGGCAGGGTAATGCGCTGGTGATTGGTATTGGCAACGGTCGTCAGGCGGGCGGCGGGCAGCAACTCTGCCCGGATGCGCTGATCAACGACGGGCTGCTTGGGGTGCGTATCATTACCGGCGATGAACTGCTTCCGGCCCTGCTCACCACGCTGACCAAAGCGGAGGACAGCCCGCATCTTGTTGATGGTCAGTCAGCGTGGTTTGAAATCCAGGCGCCGCACGGGATGACCTTTAATCTGGATGGCGAACCGCTGAGCGGCGAGCATTTCCGCATTGCGCTCCTGCCTGGAGCAATCCACTGCCGGCTGCCGCCGGATTGTCCGCTGCTGCGCTGAGTGTTGCCCGGCGACGAGGTCAAAGCAAAACGGTAACCGTCAGGTTACCGTTTTTTTGTGTTTGCGCTCTCTCCCTGTGGGTGAGGGCATCAGGCTACACCTGACCCACTAATACACCGCCACCTCCCTCGCCATCTCGCGGGAATACTGCTGGCTGGCGGTGACCAGCATCCGGGTATAATCGGTTTTGGCCTCACCCGCCACCAGATCGTCCACCGTCAGGGTTTCAAGGATTTTGCCGTACTGCATTACCGCCACCTTCTGGCAGAGATGCGCAATGACCCCGAGATCGTGCGTCACCATCAGGTAGGTGAGCTTCGACTCGCGCTGCAGCTCCGCCAGCAGGTTTAAGATCTCCGCCTGAACCGACACATCCAGCGCCGAGGTAGGCTCATCGAGCAGCAGCACCTGCGGCTCCAGGATCAGCGCCCGGGCGATCGCCACGCGCTGGCGCTGGCCGCCGGAGAGCTGATGCGGATAGCGGTCGCGGAAGGCGCGATTGAGACCCACCTTATCCAGCAGGGCGTGAATGCGCCGATCCCGGTCGTTGATACCGTGAATTTGCAACGGCTCTTCCAGAATATCGCCGATGGTGTGCCGGGGATGTAGCGAACCGTAAGGGTCCTGAAACACCATCTGCACCAGACGGCAGCGCTGCGGGCTGATGCGCCGCGCCAGTGGCTGACCATTAATCGCCAGCGCCCCTTCCCAGTGCGTGAACAGACCCGCCAGGCACTTCAGCACCGTGGTTTTGCCGGAACCCGACTCCCCCACCAGGCCATAAATCTCCCCCGGCTGGACGTTAATATTCACGTCGTACAGCACCTGGCTGCGTTTCTCGCCTTCGCCGAAGGCCAGATTCAGGTTTTTTACCTCGATCATCTTCGCTCCTTATTCGGTCAGCCAGCTGGCCTGGCGCTGCAATACCGGCAGCACCGGACGGCGGCGATTCATCTCGGGCAGGGCGTTAATCAGCCCCTGCGTATAGGGGTGCTTCGCGTTGTGCAGATCGCAGGCGGCAATCGACTCCACCACCCGTCCGGCGTACATCACCAGCACCCGGTCGCAGAAGCTGCGCACCAGGTTGATGTCGTGGCTGATAAAGATCAGCCCCAGCCCGCGGGACTGGACTAAATCGTCCAGCAGCCCCAGCACCTGCAGCCGCACCGAGACATCCAGCGCCGAAGTCGGCTCGTCGGCGATCACCAGCTCCGGGTCGGTGATCAGCATCATGGCGATCATGATGCGCTGCCCCTGCCCGCCGGAGATTTCGTGAGGATAAAGATGATAAACGCGCTCTGGCTGGCGAATACGCACCACGTCCAGCATCTCCAGCACTTTGGCTTTGGCCTCTGCCTTGCGCCCCGGATGGTGGGTCAGCCAGGCTTCGGCAATCTGATCCCCGACGCAGACCACCGGATTGAGAGAGTATTTCGGGTCCTGCATGATCATCGAGATGCGCTTACCGCGAATGCCGCGCATCTGCGCCTCGCTGACGGTACGTAAATCGACGTCGCCAAACTGCATCCGCGTGGCGGTGATCTGCGCCTTTGCCGGGTGCAGGCGCAGCAGCGCCCGCCCGACGGTGGATTTGCCAGAGCCGGACTCGCCGACTATCGCCAGCTTTTCCCGGCCCAGCTGGAAGGAGACGCCGCGCACCGCGTTGGTCACCGCGCGTCCGTTGATAAAGTCGACGTGCAGGTCGCGCACGTCGAGCAGCGGCATATCAGTTGCTGCGAGGATCGAGGATGTCACGTAAGCCATCTCCTAAGAAGTTGAACGCCAGGCTGTTAATCAGGATCGCCAGCCCCGGGATCGTCACCACCCACCAGCACTCCATCATGTAGGTGCGGCCGCTGGAGATCATTGCTCCCCACTCCGGCTCCGGCGGCTGTGCGCCGAGGCCGAGGAAGCCGAGCCCGGCGGCGGTCAGGATGATCCCCGCCATATTCATGGTGATACGAATAATGACCGACGGCAGGCACAGGGGCACGATGTGACGCCACAGCACCCGCACCGGAGAAGCCCCCTGCAGACGCACGGCGGAGATAAAGTCG contains the following coding sequences:
- a CDS encoding MFS transporter is translated as MTDLPTQVRWQLWIVAFGFFMQSLDTTIVNTALPSMAKSLGESPLHMHMVIVAYVLTVAVMLPASGWLADKVGVRNIFFTAIVLFTAGSLFCARAETLNELVMARVLQGVGGAMMVPVGRLTVMKIVPREQYMAAMTFVTLPGQVGPLLGPALGGVLVEYASWHWIFLINLPVGIIGAIATLCLMPNYKMQTRRFDLAGFFLLAAGMATLTLALDGQKGLGISPLALAGLVAIGVVSILWYLWHARGNDRALFSLTLFQNTTYRLGLLGSLAGRIGSGMLPFMTPVFLQIGLGFSPFHAGLMMIPMVLGSMGMKRIVVQVVNHFGYRRVLVAATLGLALVSLLFMGVALLGWYYVLPLVLFCQGMINSIRFSSMNTLTLKDLPDEQASSGNSLLSMIMQLSMSVGVTIAGLLLGMYGQHQLTADSTVVHQVFLNTYLSMALIIALPVFIFARVPDDTSKNVVIRRRKRSKP
- the baeS gene encoding two-component system sensor histidine kinase BaeS, coding for MKFWRPGITGKLFLAIFATCIVLLITMHWAVRVSFERGFIDYIKHGNEQRLQGLSDALAEQYALHGNWRFLRNNDRFVFQILRSLEHDTDDDRPGPGMPPHGWRTQFWVIDQDLRVLVGPRAPVPPDGTKRAITVNGNAVGWVIASPVERLTRNTDINFDRQQRQTSWLIVALSTLLAALATFPLARGLLAPVKRLVDGTHRLAAGDFSTRVDTRSQDELGKLAQDFNQLASTLEKNQQMRRDFMADISHELRTPLAVLRGELEAIQDGVRKFTPESVTSLQAEVGTLTKLVDDLHQLSMSDEGALAYQKAPVDVINILEVVSGAFRERFASRDLRIELSLPENAVVFGDRDRLMQLFNNLLENSLRYTDAGGALRISGKCEAQRFALTFADTAPGVSDEQLSKLFERFYRTEGSRNRASGGSGLGLAICVNIVEAHGGTLRAAHSPFGGVSITVELPLERDLSREA
- the baeR gene encoding two-component system response regulator BaeR → MTELPIDENTPRILIVEDEPKLGQLLIDYLRAASYAPSLINHGDRVLSYVRQTPPDLILLDLMLPGTDGLTLCREIRRFSEVPIVMVTAKIEEIDRLLGLEIGADDYICKPYSPREVVARVKTILRRCKPHRELQVMDAESPLIIDEARFQASWRSKLLDLTPAEFRLLKTLSGEPGKVFSREQLLNHLYDDYRVVTDRTIDSHIKNLRRKLEALDADQSFIRAVYGVGYRWEADACRIGG
- a CDS encoding MerR family transcriptional regulator; this translates as MAFYSIGDVAERCGINPVTLRAWQRRYGLLKPQRSEGGHRQFDDDDLQRIEEIKRWIERGVPVGKVKALLDGEKASEPGDWRVLQEEMIGTLRQVNPSKSRAQIAIFCQHHPVDALIDNVFIPVRDTLRLDHATARIMGSLLDGILIEQAVNSLTDSRTKAGRDALLIGWGVEDRTRLWMEGWRLSQRGWRINVFAEPLELPHPEFFPGQHILVWAGKTLSDEQRQQLDHWQKQGYVITAHGAADVL
- a CDS encoding diguanylate phosphodiesterase, producing the protein MLTTIIYRSHFHDDVPVTVLEDMVVAANEKNKEAGVSGILLFTGKLFFQLLEGPEENVRAIYRAICEDPRHHNVVELLCDYSRARRFGKYGMELFDLRHYDRNEVLQNVLDKGTTKYQMTYNDRALQFFRTFVEESEKENYFELPSGDHWVFVPDNDDPSVRTLPGCYSELCSFAFQPIIDPLAREVVSLEALIRTPQGEPSLSWFEGLEGDAVYEADLKSKSVAFAMAKELGLGEQSLSVNLLPMTLVKIPNAVDYLIREIEANGLVAEQIVVEFTEHEVISRLEAFTGAVRELKAAGIGVAIDHFGGGFAGLLLLAQFQPDRIKINRDLIRDVHKSGPRQAIVLAIIKCCTALEILISAVGIEQPEEWMWLESAGVSQFQGHLFAHPELAGIPPVAWPEPREEVIL
- the ycgZ gene encoding regulatory protein YcgZ gives rise to the protein MRENGYSPNTANAIAQYFNKANQPSQQETLGQIVVEILREGKILNRKAICTRLLYRMEQASDRDEESRYQTLVGLLFDR
- a CDS encoding biofilm development regulator YmgB/AriR family protein, with amino-acid sequence MSQAMLQTTDFYEELPNAALSNYFRSAGGLLAEEWALLQTVTGAILDAKEPLTNKAIILRLIHEIESTRDVVRADIIRKTLEIIVDHTQDDI